In Thermoplasmata archaeon, the following are encoded in one genomic region:
- a CDS encoding VOC family protein: MGRWSSRAVVPRLKVQFVYAGLRVRDLPRSLRFYRRLGFRVHRRGRMEHGGRWVHLSFPGAAQRLELNFYPRRTRFFEPFRRGSEFDHLGFRVSDVAACERRLRRQGLPIVARIRERYENIIYARDPDGNWIEFFGPVPD; encoded by the coding sequence ATGGGACGCTGGAGCTCTCGCGCGGTCGTGCCGCGATTGAAGGTGCAGTTCGTTTACGCCGGCCTTCGCGTCCGCGATCTGCCGCGGTCGCTTCGATTCTACCGGCGGCTTGGCTTTCGGGTCCACCGCCGCGGCCGCATGGAGCACGGCGGACGCTGGGTGCACCTGTCGTTCCCCGGTGCCGCCCAGCGGCTCGAGCTCAACTTCTACCCGCGCAGGACCCGATTCTTCGAGCCGTTCCGTCGGGGCTCGGAATTCGACCACCTCGGCTTCCGCGTGTCGGACGTCGCGGCCTGTGAGCGCCGCCTGCGGCGCCAGGGACTCCCGATCGTCGCGCGCATCCGGGAGCGATACGAGAACATCATCTACGCCCGGGACCCGGACGGCAACTGGATCGA